The DNA segment CAGTAATGCACCGATGCTGTGCTCAAATAACTGTTTTGTTGCCTCAAGAAGGGTTGCGTTGGGACTGATCACCACGGGCTCTACTGTCATTGCCACAGCGACTTTCAGATCTCGTAAAGCTTGACGAATCTCTTCGTGGTCAGGCAACAAGGGGTATACAGGAGTCATAAGCTTGAGATCGCCATCGGTCACGATGCCAATGAGATGACCTTGTGGAGTGACGACTGGCAGTTCATGAACGTGGTACTTTTCTAGGAGCTTCAGTGCATGTTGCAGCGAATCTTCAGGGCTGACGGTCACGAGTGTGGTCGTCATGACTTCACGAACGCGGACGCTTTTGAAGCTGCGTTTCATGGCTGAACCTCCTTGGCTGGGTAGTGTTGTTGCCTCTCCGAGTGTGGAGGTTTTTATCTGAGAGGGCAAGCACCTTCCTGGACAGTCCTTGACGCCCGCACGATTTTCCTCAATGAACAGAGAAGCGAGGAATGAACGTTTCCCTGTGAGCGGAATATTCACGAGAGTGCGAATGCGGTGGTGGAGTTGGCGGTGGTGCATGCAACGGCTTGAAGGGCTGTGTACGCTCCTGCTTGTACTCTTGTTCCCTCCCTTTGTCTGTTCTACCGCTGCTGCGCCGACTGACGTTGTGGCCACAGTCGATGGTCAGCCGATCCTCATGCGTGAGATCGATGCTTTGTCGAGCATTCAGCTCTCTAAGATTCATGATACCCTCGCTGGACTATTAGCTCGCACGGTAGACCGTTTGATCGATGAACGAGTGCGTTCATTAACTCCGCCAGAGACACTTGCTGAGCTTTCTCAACTTCCAGTTACGCCACCAGTGACAGATGAGGAAGTGGAATCCTACCGAGCGACACACCAAAAGGACATGCCGGGAATGAGTGAAGGCGCTACGAGCGAGAGTGGGGAACAGCGTGCCCTACTGCGGTATTATCTTGAGCAGAAAGCGCGCGAAGCGGCAGAGGCACACATTCGCCAACGTCTTCGGCATGGACATGTGATTCGCTTGTCCCTTCCCCGCCCGCACGAGTTGGAAACGCCTGTAACCCAAGAACGCCAGATTGCCCAGGTTGATTCGATCTGGATCCGAGCGGCGGAGTTTGAACAAGCGGCAGCATGGCGACTCTATCAGTTGCGTGCCGAGATCTATCAGGAGCGGCGACGGAACCTGGAACCGGTCATTGAAAATGTGCTGTTCAGCAACGAAGCGCGACGACGCGGGATTGGCGTAGAAGCCTTGCATGCCGAATTGTCAGCCAAAGAATCAGTCAGTGAAGAGGAAATGCGCGCGTTCATCACTGCAGAACAAGAAGCCGGACGACCAGTACCATCGGCGGAACGGACGCAGACGTATTTAGAGTTCCGCAAGGCCTATGATCGACGCCAGGCGTTGCTGAAGAAACTCCGGGAAACGATCCCCATAAAGATTTTCTTGAAAGAGCCGCCGATTCCCCACTTTCCTATTGCCGATACAGGCTTTGCTGTTTTAGGAGCAAAAAGAGGCAAACGACTGGTAGTGTATACCAATTATCGCTGCCCGGCCTGCCGGACCGTGCAACAAGAGGTCGACACTCTCCTCAGTCAAGACAAAAAGCTTCGCGTTATCTTTCACGACTTCGTTCCTGGTTTCGACCCGATCGCGACTGAAGCGGCATATCTCACTCGCTGTGCTGCGCAGTGGGGAGTCTTTGCTCGTATGCGTCAAGAACTCTTGAGCCGTGAAACGCCGAATTTCGGACAGCGGTGGTATAAGGAGAGCGACCTGCCACAGCTTCTGCGCCGGTTGCGGGTCAAGAAGCGAACAGAATTTCTCGAATGCTTGGGAACGGATGTCTACAAAGCGATTGAACGTGATACAGCTGATGCGCGGACACTTGGCTTTGAGGCGCCGCCGGCATTTATTGCTGAGGGGGTTCCGTTAGCTGGAACGCCAACGGCAGAAACGCTTGCTCAAGCCTTGGAGCAGGGGCTGAAAATGCAGTCGCAACGTAATCAAGCGATAGAAAACGACGCCGCACCGCGCGCGCGACGACGACGGGGGCGATGGTCGAGTAGCGAATGGATTGATGAGCCAAGGTCGCGCAGCAACCGTCAACCAGGAAGGGCACGAAAACAAGACGTGATTGTCGAGGATGCAACATCGCCACGTCGCAAGTCACGAGTGCGCCAAGCACCACCGGTCACTGCCCGCCCGCCAGTCACCAAGAAAGCCGCTCCAAAACCGCGGCGGGATAAGTTGTTTGATATGGAGTAAATGCATCCCCGTAGAGCGTGAAAAGACTCTCTCTTTTAGAAGTGATTTCAGTACGCTATGGTCAGGGCGGTTTTATTATGCTGGTCAAACAGGAGTCGCGCTAATGGCTGTCGAACTTGATGGGTTGCAACGCCAATTGCAGGAGTTTGCCGTTGCTCATTACGGCAAAGAGGCGGTAGTAAGTAATGTCGAAGTCATGCCCGGGCATGCAGGTCTGAGCTTTGGCTTTCGCGTTGATTATCAAGAAGGTGGTCAGGCAAAAAACGAGTCCTTGGTGATGCGTATGCCACCTAAAGGCGTGCGACAGAGTGGTAACACCGATGTGTTGCGCCAGGTCCCGTTGCTCAATGCATTAAAGCGTCATGGCGTGCCGGTGGCGACGGTGCGGTGGTCTGGGGATGACCTGCGTTGGTTTGAAGTGCCGTATATGATGGTCGGACGCTTGCCGGGCCGGACGTTTTCTTTCTCTACCCCCGACCCGTCTTTTGATCTGAGTGCGCAGGCTGTTGCACCGCGTTTTCAGCAAATTGTCGGTGCGTTGGCCAAGACCCATCAGCTCGATTGGCAGAAAGATCTGCCTGGCTGGGAAACGCCACGCGCGCTTGAGGCGGAGATTCGCTTCTGGGACCCCATCTTGTCCAAAGGCGCTGAGCAAGGATGGATCACACAAGGTGAAGAAGTGCGCAATCTCTTGCTCCAATCCATTCCTGCAGATGCATCGATTGGTTTGCTTCATGGTGACTTTCAAGGGACAAACTTCTTGTTTGATGGCGATACGCTGAATGCGGTATTGGATTGGGAGATTTCTGGTATCGGTGGGCAACTGCTTGATCTTGGCTGGCTGATTGCCTTCGCTGATCCAGCCAGTTGGACAGGCCCATGTTCGCCCATTTCCTCTGCACCATCAGCAGAACAAATAGTCGCCTGGTATGAAGAAGGCATGCAGCGTAAAGCAAAGAACGTTGCATGGTTCCGGGCGCTGGCAGGCTATCGTTTCGGAGCGATCAGTTGCTTCAATGTGATGCTACACCGCCGTGGCAAACGCCACGATCCTGAATGGGAAGTGATTGCGCCCTCGATTCCCTTCCTCTTTGGTCGGGCGAAGGAGATGGTGCTCAGTGATCAGCACTGATGAAAAATGACCGCTCTTGGCGGGGCACGAAACTTCGTGCCCCCGATTTTTTTGTCTTGCTTGATGCATGGTACTGATCTAGTATCCTGCCATGGTTGCTGTACCAACCCCGCATCGTTTCACCCGTGACGAATATTACCGCATGGGCGAAGCTGGACTCTTCGCTGACGAACGAGTGGAGTTGCTCGACGGAGAAATCATTACTATGCCGCCGCAGAATCCACCACATGCGGGAAAGACGAATCGGCTTGGCGCCCTTTTGTTCCGTTTACTGGGAACGACATTTTCTATCCGTCTTCAGACTCCAATTGTTTTGGATGACTGGAGCGAACCGGAACCTGATGCCGCGGTTTGTGTCTTAGACCCGAATGATTACGTATCTCGGCACCCTCGCGCAGATGAGATTTTCCTTGTGATCGAGATCGCAGAATCGACGCTCGGTTACGACCGTGGGCGGAAAGTCGCGGCGTATGCTGGTAGTAGTATTCCTGAGTATTGGATTGTGAACCTCGTCGACCGTCGTATCGAAGTGTTCAGTGATCCTGATCCTGCGGCTCAACAATATCGCCAAGGGCGGTCCGTCGTTCCCGGCGATACGTTGCTACTGCCAGGCGGCGTGAGCCTCGCGGTTGCGGACATTCTGTAGCTGCAGAAGTCAGGATGAACTGCTGAAAGAGAGTGCAGCCAAAATGTGGGTTTCAGGTGTCACGGGCAGCGCTCGTTACTGATACGCATCATGCTGCCGCCGGCGCTGGCTGATGTTCTCTTCCACCGTACCAGCGGTGATGACTTCATACAGAATTGCTTGTTTGCCTTCGCGTTTACGCAGCACCCGGCCTAAACGCTGGACGTGTTCTCGCGTTGAACCTGAGCCCGAAAGAATCACCGCCACACTGGCTTCTGGCACATTCACGCCTTCATTCAAAACCTTGGATGTTGCTAGTGCGAGATACTCGCCACGATTAAAACTTTCGAGAAT comes from the Deltaproteobacteria bacterium genome and includes:
- a CDS encoding CBS domain-containing protein, encoding MHHRQLHHRIRTLVNIPLTGKRSFLASLFIEENRAGVKDCPGRCLPSQIKTSTLGEATTLPSQGGSAMKRSFKSVRVREVMTTTLVTVSPEDSLQHALKLLEKYHVHELPVVTPQGHLIGIVTDGDLKLMTPVYPLLPDHEEIRQALRDLKVAVAMTVEPVVISPNATLLEATKQLFEHSIGALLVAEEEKLLGMLSVSDVLRIIIEQQEA
- a CDS encoding DsbA family protein, producing the protein MNREARNERFPVSGIFTRVRMRWWSWRWCMQRLEGLCTLLLVLLFPPFVCSTAAAPTDVVATVDGQPILMREIDALSSIQLSKIHDTLAGLLARTVDRLIDERVRSLTPPETLAELSQLPVTPPVTDEEVESYRATHQKDMPGMSEGATSESGEQRALLRYYLEQKAREAAEAHIRQRLRHGHVIRLSLPRPHELETPVTQERQIAQVDSIWIRAAEFEQAAAWRLYQLRAEIYQERRRNLEPVIENVLFSNEARRRGIGVEALHAELSAKESVSEEEMRAFITAEQEAGRPVPSAERTQTYLEFRKAYDRRQALLKKLRETIPIKIFLKEPPIPHFPIADTGFAVLGAKRGKRLVVYTNYRCPACRTVQQEVDTLLSQDKKLRVIFHDFVPGFDPIATEAAYLTRCAAQWGVFARMRQELLSRETPNFGQRWYKESDLPQLLRRLRVKKRTEFLECLGTDVYKAIERDTADARTLGFEAPPAFIAEGVPLAGTPTAETLAQALEQGLKMQSQRNQAIENDAAPRARRRRGRWSSSEWIDEPRSRSNRQPGRARKQDVIVEDATSPRRKSRVRQAPPVTARPPVTKKAAPKPRRDKLFDME
- a CDS encoding phosphotransferase family protein, with product MQHRHVASHECAKHHRSLPARQSPRKPLQNRGGISCLIWSKCIPVEREKTLSFRSDFSTLWSGRFYYAGQTGVALMAVELDGLQRQLQEFAVAHYGKEAVVSNVEVMPGHAGLSFGFRVDYQEGGQAKNESLVMRMPPKGVRQSGNTDVLRQVPLLNALKRHGVPVATVRWSGDDLRWFEVPYMMVGRLPGRTFSFSTPDPSFDLSAQAVAPRFQQIVGALAKTHQLDWQKDLPGWETPRALEAEIRFWDPILSKGAEQGWITQGEEVRNLLLQSIPADASIGLLHGDFQGTNFLFDGDTLNAVLDWEISGIGGQLLDLGWLIAFADPASWTGPCSPISSAPSAEQIVAWYEEGMQRKAKNVAWFRALAGYRFGAISCFNVMLHRRGKRHDPEWEVIAPSIPFLFGRAKEMVLSDQH
- a CDS encoding Uma2 family endonuclease, which codes for MVAVPTPHRFTRDEYYRMGEAGLFADERVELLDGEIITMPPQNPPHAGKTNRLGALLFRLLGTTFSIRLQTPIVLDDWSEPEPDAAVCVLDPNDYVSRHPRADEIFLVIEIAESTLGYDRGRKVAAYAGSSIPEYWIVNLVDRRIEVFSDPDPAAQQYRQGRSVVPGDTLLLPGGVSLAVADIL